A genomic segment from Saprospiraceae bacterium encodes:
- a CDS encoding M14 family zinc carboxypeptidase, with product MKKTTLFLLFVCLMNSLLGQDGMPLFHRVKVDLQGKSVAPLNQLGIETDHGTFYPGKYLINDFSEDEIGQIEAAGYEVDVLITDMVSHYQSPDRDKLFETRGLDDCNTNNQDKYTVPANFTYGSMGGFFTYQEMLYQLDQMKLKYPDLISSREPIGTYLTNRGNNIYWLKISDNPETDEAEPGVLYTALHHAREPNSLSQLIFHMWYLLENYESDEEIRYLVDHTQLYFIPCVNPDGYLYNQTISPNGGGMWRKNRRPLEGGSVGTDLNRNYGYEWGYDNSGSSPNPQSDTFRGTAPFSEVETRAVRDFCQARDIKVAMNYHTYGNLLVFPWGYSDSPTPDAAFFSNWADLYTLQNQYQSGTGSETVGYTVNGDADDWMYGARAIISMTPEVGGGGAGGGFWPPLNRIISNCQASMWMNLSAVRVLHRFGIARDIGPKLIAIDQPNIQFALTRYGLAGGPLTVEVKPLSAKIRMVNSSKTYHNLDLYEEVKDFLSWELLGDMVEGESVLFELRVDNGDFVIKDTIQKLIHLYPAAYADDLASNGAWTDASSWGLSSSDFVSAPFSMTDSPLGDYQSESTNSIETKNYIPVQNFTDAYLNFWAKWVTESDFDFVQVKMAVNDGDFFPLCGQYSEAGTPSQKEGEPVYDGAQLEWVNENILLSDYLMPGDSFKLRFELITDRFINEDGFYFDDLKIYFFTEDTINSIEIDDNEFFVKLFPNPSKDKINLSYQSDQAGTQAFQLSIYDVSGRLIHTENTLLGKGLDFSLTVQDWPPGLYIGVLESEKGGRQRLKFVVSDGE from the coding sequence ATGAAAAAAACAACACTATTTCTGCTGTTTGTATGCCTGATGAATAGTTTGTTGGGGCAAGACGGGATGCCGCTTTTTCACCGAGTGAAAGTGGACCTGCAGGGAAAATCAGTAGCCCCTTTGAACCAACTTGGGATAGAAACGGATCATGGGACTTTTTATCCTGGTAAATACTTGATCAACGATTTTTCGGAAGATGAAATAGGGCAGATCGAAGCGGCTGGATATGAGGTAGACGTGCTGATTACGGACATGGTAAGTCATTATCAATCCCCAGATCGGGACAAGCTTTTCGAAACAAGAGGGCTTGATGATTGCAACACCAATAACCAAGATAAATACACCGTTCCCGCAAATTTCACCTATGGTTCCATGGGTGGTTTTTTTACTTATCAGGAAATGCTGTATCAATTGGATCAGATGAAGCTAAAATATCCTGATTTAATTTCCAGCAGAGAACCGATCGGGACTTATTTAACCAACAGAGGGAATAACATCTATTGGTTGAAAATTTCAGACAACCCTGAAACAGATGAAGCCGAACCTGGCGTTTTGTACACGGCCCTGCATCACGCCCGCGAGCCAAATAGCTTGTCTCAGCTGATTTTTCACATGTGGTATTTGCTGGAAAATTATGAGTCGGATGAAGAAATTCGCTATCTAGTCGACCACACCCAGCTCTATTTTATCCCTTGTGTCAACCCTGATGGCTACTTATACAACCAGACTATTTCGCCAAACGGCGGTGGTATGTGGCGAAAGAATAGACGCCCCTTGGAGGGAGGGTCGGTGGGTACCGACCTCAATCGCAACTATGGTTATGAATGGGGATATGACAACAGCGGTTCTTCTCCCAATCCTCAGTCGGACACCTTCAGGGGTACAGCACCTTTCTCGGAGGTCGAGACTCGGGCAGTCAGGGATTTTTGCCAAGCTCGTGATATCAAAGTCGCAATGAATTACCATACCTATGGGAATCTGCTGGTATTCCCCTGGGGTTATTCCGATTCGCCAACCCCCGATGCAGCTTTTTTTTCCAACTGGGCGGATTTGTACACCCTTCAGAATCAATACCAATCAGGCACCGGATCAGAAACGGTAGGTTATACCGTTAACGGTGATGCTGACGACTGGATGTATGGCGCAAGGGCGATCATTTCTATGACCCCAGAGGTAGGCGGCGGCGGCGCAGGCGGCGGGTTTTGGCCCCCACTTAATCGAATTATTTCCAATTGCCAAGCTAGTATGTGGATGAACCTGTCAGCGGTGCGGGTGCTACATCGCTTTGGTATCGCCCGGGATATTGGTCCCAAACTAATTGCTATTGACCAGCCAAATATTCAATTTGCCCTAACCCGTTATGGCTTAGCGGGTGGCCCTTTAACAGTTGAAGTCAAGCCTTTATCTGCTAAAATAAGGATGGTAAATAGCTCGAAGACCTATCATAACCTGGACTTATACGAGGAGGTAAAAGACTTCTTGTCCTGGGAGCTTCTAGGTGACATGGTCGAAGGCGAATCGGTCCTTTTTGAGTTGCGGGTAGATAATGGCGACTTTGTCATCAAAGACACCATTCAAAAATTGATCCACCTTTATCCGGCAGCTTATGCGGATGACCTTGCCTCCAATGGTGCTTGGACGGATGCATCCAGCTGGGGACTTTCCAGCTCCGATTTTGTGAGCGCACCTTTTAGTATGACCGATTCTCCCCTCGGTGATTATCAGTCGGAATCAACCAATAGTATAGAAACCAAAAACTATATACCTGTTCAAAATTTCACGGATGCCTACCTGAATTTTTGGGCCAAATGGGTAACAGAAAGCGACTTTGACTTTGTTCAAGTTAAAATGGCAGTCAATGATGGCGACTTTTTCCCCTTATGCGGCCAATACAGCGAAGCAGGCACTCCCAGTCAAAAGGAAGGAGAACCCGTCTACGATGGCGCCCAACTCGAGTGGGTCAATGAAAATATTTTGCTATCCGACTACCTGATGCCCGGCGATAGTTTCAAATTGCGCTTCGAGCTGATCACCGACCGCTTCATCAATGAAGATGGATTTTATTTTGATGATTTAAAGATTTATTTTTTCACAGAAGATACTATTAATAGTATTGAAATAGATGATAATGAGTTTTTTGTAAAATTATTTCCAAACCCATCAAAGGACAAAATTAACCTTTCTTACCAATCTGACCAGGCAGGCACCCAGGCCTTTCAGCTTAGCATCTATGATGTCTCTGGCCGTCTTATCCACACCGAGAACACCCTATTGGGAAAGGGCCTCGACTTTAGCCTAACGGTACAAGATTGGCCCCCCGGTTTATACATTGGCGTTTTGGAAAGTGAAAAAGGAGGCCGCCAACGACTAAAGTTTGTAGTGTCTGACGGAGAATAA
- a CDS encoding lysyl oxidase family protein, whose product MQKLLFLLLLMTAFGKLMPCIAQTTCGTNERLITITILTDRFGYETSWELSTIEGVLIMKSNRGAYTNNRLYTHNICVPAETCLTFTIKDSYGDGILSPGYFQITTTGNTLLSNQAFSREAQFKLFCETGEACSNPKAIQVNQSYVAAYDDSWYQFSPDSIGLYQINTCGMNSCDTKIWVYDTCEGNGDRDDNAGTIFFNDDSENCGLQANVQAFLQPGKAYLIRIGDKENDCTDLIHWEIQYLGQVVGCTDPNSCNYNPLATIDDGSCIPRYDPACPQGPDLAINETSLINSLKLDTINVSDQCLIQEQCVNGYGRRDIIRFDTEIHNIGEKAYFLGIPSTTNNQFTWNNCHNHLHYEGYAEYLVFDALGNKIPGGFKNGFCVMDSSCPEGEQQFSCDLMGISPGCLDRYWAELQCQWVDVTDIPDGMYTLVTRVNWNNAPDYLGQYEENIDNNWAQVCIYLDRSSGTLQMTVDPDCQPVTDCTGQPYGAAKVDCEGVCNGSAVRGDMDGNGVLNQQDLALYIDGIMSESLGSSPCLDLSGDGQVTIYDAALLQSCLRYGTSHIHSGQGTHDHCEFPAGLQNFRDSAQLSILNLNYEAGYVDLAIRNPTSNIMAYQLKMDGFSIIRAESLVDPIEYPVALRNNINKALVAGLSFEQATIRKSDVFQPLCRIYFFDNQSSNICLEEVIELVNEYGEQVIPIIDNGCIEQAITSTSSTAISSMGVDLQPNPAKHQTTLLFSNPHLEAFRLDVFNSNGQKVFTTNDIRTEQYTLLVDDLPTGHYFFRLSSPRQQGTGKFMVF is encoded by the coding sequence ATGCAAAAACTACTTTTTCTACTTTTATTAATGACTGCCTTTGGCAAGCTAATGCCTTGTATTGCCCAAACAACCTGCGGTACGAATGAACGCCTGATTACGATTACGATTTTAACCGACCGATTCGGTTATGAAACGTCATGGGAACTGTCAACTATTGAAGGGGTGCTGATCATGAAAAGCAATAGAGGGGCCTATACTAATAATAGGCTATATACCCACAACATTTGCGTACCCGCCGAGACCTGTTTGACTTTTACTATTAAGGATAGTTACGGTGATGGCATTCTATCGCCTGGTTATTTTCAAATCACCACAACAGGCAACACCCTACTCAGCAACCAGGCCTTTTCCCGGGAAGCTCAATTTAAATTATTCTGCGAAACGGGAGAAGCTTGCTCCAACCCAAAAGCCATTCAGGTAAACCAAAGCTATGTTGCTGCCTATGATGACAGTTGGTACCAATTTTCGCCGGACTCCATTGGCCTGTACCAAATCAATACTTGCGGAATGAATAGCTGCGACACTAAAATCTGGGTATATGATACCTGTGAAGGAAACGGTGATCGTGATGATAATGCGGGGACTATTTTTTTCAATGATGACTCAGAAAATTGTGGCCTTCAGGCCAATGTGCAAGCTTTTTTACAACCAGGTAAGGCTTATCTGATCCGAATTGGAGATAAGGAAAATGACTGCACAGATCTTATCCACTGGGAAATCCAATACCTTGGCCAAGTGGTGGGCTGCACGGATCCAAACTCCTGTAACTATAATCCATTAGCGACAATTGATGACGGTAGCTGCATACCTCGTTATGATCCGGCTTGTCCACAAGGCCCTGATTTGGCGATTAATGAAACATCCCTCATCAATTCTTTGAAATTGGATACCATCAATGTAAGTGACCAATGCCTCATTCAGGAGCAATGTGTCAATGGATATGGGCGCAGAGATATCATCCGTTTTGATACCGAAATTCACAATATTGGCGAAAAAGCCTATTTCCTTGGGATTCCATCTACCACCAACAACCAGTTTACCTGGAACAACTGCCATAATCACCTGCACTATGAAGGTTATGCGGAGTACCTGGTTTTTGATGCTTTGGGAAATAAAATCCCTGGAGGATTCAAAAATGGCTTTTGTGTGATGGACTCCTCCTGCCCGGAAGGAGAGCAACAATTTAGCTGCGATCTGATGGGTATTTCGCCCGGATGCCTAGACCGTTATTGGGCGGAGTTGCAATGCCAATGGGTGGATGTAACCGATATCCCGGATGGCATGTACACTTTGGTAACTAGAGTGAATTGGAATAATGCCCCTGATTATTTGGGACAATATGAAGAAAATATTGATAACAATTGGGCACAGGTCTGTATTTACCTGGATCGCTCTTCGGGTACTTTACAAATGACCGTAGATCCTGATTGCCAGCCCGTAACGGATTGTACAGGACAGCCCTACGGGGCAGCCAAAGTAGATTGTGAGGGTGTCTGTAATGGCAGTGCGGTCCGAGGAGATATGGATGGCAATGGCGTATTAAATCAACAAGACCTGGCATTGTACATAGATGGGATCATGTCGGAATCGTTAGGCTCAAGTCCTTGCCTCGATCTCAGTGGAGACGGACAAGTTACGATTTATGATGCTGCCTTATTACAAAGTTGTCTTCGCTATGGAACCAGTCATATTCATTCTGGACAAGGTACGCATGACCATTGCGAATTCCCTGCTGGTTTACAAAATTTTAGAGATAGTGCTCAGCTGAGCATTCTCAACCTAAACTACGAAGCTGGTTATGTCGATCTTGCTATCCGAAACCCCACGTCCAATATAATGGCTTATCAACTCAAGATGGATGGCTTTTCTATTATCCGGGCAGAAAGCCTGGTGGACCCTATTGAATACCCCGTCGCACTCAGAAATAATATCAATAAAGCCCTGGTAGCTGGCTTATCTTTCGAACAAGCTACCATCCGAAAATCCGATGTTTTTCAACCCTTATGCCGCATTTACTTTTTCGATAACCAATCTTCCAACATTTGCTTAGAAGAAGTAATTGAGTTGGTGAATGAATACGGGGAACAGGTGATTCCGATTATTGACAATGGCTGTATAGAACAAGCCATTACTTCAACATCCAGCACTGCCATCAGTTCAATGGGTGTCGACCTTCAGCCTAACCCAGCAAAACATCAGACCACGCTACTTTTTTCCAACCCACACCTCGAGGCTTTTCGCTTAGACGTATTCAACAGCAATGGCCAAAAGGTATTTACAACGAATGACATCAGGACGGAACAGTACACGCTTCTGGTGGACGATTTACCCACTGGTCACTATTTTTTCCGCCTCAGCAGTCCCCGACAGCAGGGAACTGGAAAATTTATGGTTTTTTGA
- the istB gene encoding IS21-like element helper ATPase IstB — MKNVSLQRMKQLKLIGMANAYEAILGLPINQQPEAHQLLATLLDAEHDNRSNKKMQMFVRLSKLRYQATLPDIDCDQQRNLSKEKLLKLADCSYIQRGENILITGATGCGKSYLACALGHQACVLGHRTLYFNMNRLTEQIALARTDGSLLKWLDRIKKAALIIFDDFGLQPITPAIKLILLQILEDRYEAAATLICSQLPVNKWYEYFDEPTLADAILDRIIPKAHRIDLKGNSLRKPAKSLS; from the coding sequence ATGAAAAATGTATCCCTGCAAAGGATGAAGCAACTCAAATTAATCGGAATGGCCAATGCTTATGAGGCTATATTGGGCTTGCCTATCAACCAGCAACCCGAAGCACATCAACTCTTGGCTACCCTGCTAGATGCAGAGCATGACAACCGGTCTAATAAAAAAATGCAAATGTTTGTAAGACTCAGCAAACTCCGATATCAAGCCACTTTACCTGATATTGATTGCGATCAACAGCGAAATCTAAGTAAAGAAAAACTCCTCAAATTAGCCGATTGCTCCTACATCCAAAGGGGAGAAAATATCCTCATCACCGGGGCAACCGGTTGTGGTAAATCCTATCTGGCATGTGCCCTAGGTCATCAAGCTTGCGTCTTAGGTCACAGAACCCTCTACTTCAACATGAATCGATTAACCGAACAAATTGCCCTGGCAAGAACCGATGGATCACTCCTCAAGTGGTTGGACAGAATTAAAAAAGCAGCACTCATTATCTTTGATGATTTTGGTCTACAACCCATTACACCAGCCATCAAACTGATCCTCTTACAAATACTCGAAGACCGATACGAAGCAGCAGCTACTTTAATCTGCTCACAACTACCCGTCAACAAGTGGTATGAATATTTTGATGAACCTACTTTAGCTGATGCTATTTTGGATAGAATTATTCCTAAAGCACATCGAATAGATTTGAAAGGAAATAGTTTAAGAAAACCAGCAAAAAGTTTATCTTAA
- the istA gene encoding IS21 family transposase codes for MDQVKSIIKNYLSTRSIKATARQLKISKNTVREYLRRSQAYTEDIGQLLLLDDDQLKVILYGTHTPSQTDRSATLSQQQDYWIKELRRVGVTRQLLWEEYRVEHPDGYGYSQFCEYLKRGIGRKDLTLSLNHVPGQELMVDFSGKKLEWVDLSTGQVHSCEVLVAVFPHSHYAFVIALASQQLAHFVHGLNQALSFFGGLPQVLLSDNLKSYVTRADRYEPTFTQLCEQLAAHYQLDLQATRVGKPKDKASVENAVGVVYNRIYGPLRNEVFSSLAALNEGIREQLDRHNAKAYQKKKGVDKVFFRPTNAHK; via the coding sequence ATGGATCAAGTAAAAAGCATTATCAAAAATTATCTGAGTACCCGTTCGATTAAGGCTACGGCCCGTCAACTAAAAATATCGAAGAATACGGTACGCGAGTATCTGCGTCGCAGCCAAGCTTATACGGAGGATATAGGGCAGCTTTTATTGTTAGATGATGATCAACTTAAGGTTATCCTGTATGGCACCCATACGCCTAGCCAAACGGACCGCAGCGCTACCTTATCTCAACAGCAGGACTATTGGATAAAAGAATTACGTCGAGTAGGTGTAACGCGGCAGTTGTTATGGGAAGAATACCGGGTGGAACATCCAGATGGTTATGGTTATAGTCAGTTTTGTGAATATCTAAAAAGAGGGATTGGCCGCAAAGATCTTACGCTGAGTTTGAACCATGTTCCAGGTCAAGAACTGATGGTAGATTTTAGTGGAAAGAAACTTGAGTGGGTAGATCTCAGTACGGGCCAAGTCCATTCATGTGAAGTCCTGGTAGCGGTGTTTCCCCATAGCCATTATGCATTTGTCATTGCCTTGGCTAGTCAACAGCTTGCCCATTTTGTGCATGGTCTGAACCAAGCGCTGTCATTTTTTGGTGGCCTTCCTCAGGTCCTCTTATCGGATAATTTAAAATCTTATGTTACCAGGGCCGATAGATATGAACCCACTTTCACCCAATTATGTGAGCAATTAGCTGCCCACTATCAATTGGACTTACAGGCTACCCGAGTGGGTAAACCCAAGGATAAAGCCAGTGTGGAAAATGCTGTAGGTGTGGTCTATAACCGTATTTATGGCCCTTTAAGAAATGAAGTCTTCTCCAGTTTAGCGGCCCTAAACGAGGGCATTAGAGAACAACTTGATCGGCACAATGCCAAGGCTTATCAAAAAAAGAAGGGAGTCGACAAAGTATTTTTCAGACCTACGAACGCCCACAAATGA
- a CDS encoding helix-turn-helix transcriptional regulator produces MRKTAKIPRIIKLHEISGFKIYCAFNTGEHRIINFESLFRQLGFKSDDPIRSQLFEEKTFKEVQLHEGTLQWPNIKQKLKLSNGLEFEVMFDLDPIVLYDSSELDEARNEKNQIGQVLKKARIEAGLTQEELAKRSGTTKNYISRIENNKSDIELGTLRKIIEIGLDKRLNIKVS; encoded by the coding sequence ATGAGAAAGACAGCAAAAATACCAAGGATAATAAAGCTTCATGAAATAAGCGGATTTAAAATATATTGTGCCTTCAACACCGGGGAGCATAGAATAATAAATTTTGAAAGCTTATTCAGACAATTAGGGTTTAAGTCAGATGACCCAATAAGATCACAACTATTTGAAGAGAAGACTTTCAAAGAAGTGCAATTACATGAAGGAACCCTTCAGTGGCCAAATATTAAGCAAAAACTAAAATTGTCAAATGGGCTGGAATTTGAAGTAATGTTTGATTTAGATCCGATAGTTTTATATGATTCAAGTGAATTAGATGAAGCAAGAAATGAGAAGAATCAGATAGGGCAAGTGTTAAAAAAGGCAAGAATAGAAGCAGGTTTAACTCAAGAAGAATTGGCAAAAAGGAGTGGAACAACCAAGAATTATATATCGAGAATAGAAAATAACAAATCAGATATAGAGCTAGGAACCTTAAGGAAAATAATAGAAATAGGATTAGATAAGCGATTAAATATAAAGGTGAGTTAA
- a CDS encoding DUF4160 domain-containing protein, producing the protein MPTFFIIDGIKIDLYYNDHVPPHFHAIFAEFEELIEIKSLETYRGNLPSKQHKKVIKWAKKNQSILMEIWESMRP; encoded by the coding sequence ATGCCAACATTTTTTATAATTGATGGGATTAAGATTGATTTATATTACAACGATCATGTTCCTCCACATTTTCATGCGATATTTGCAGAATTTGAAGAGTTGATTGAAATAAAAAGCTTGGAGACCTATCGAGGTAATTTACCATCTAAGCAGCATAAAAAAGTGATAAAATGGGCAAAAAAGAATCAATCAATTCTAATGGAAATATGGGAATCGATGAGACCATAA
- a CDS encoding protein phosphatase 2C domain-containing protein yields the protein MKKYEISKIGEFHTNHNEDSSSITEIGDDKIMIAVMDGCSMGKESHFASTLIAKLLRKIGKEISFRLFAERTKKETSECLKEVLQKLFEDLKQMKNKLHLEREEILSTLILGIFDKQKKEIELITVGDGLICCNGQLTEYEQDDKPDYLGYHLVEEFRDWFQSQTQKLSLKNVEDLSISTDGIFTFKNFDGKEYAEITEEEIVKYLLIDDKGADEENMLKKKILEIENKFGLKPSDDLTIIRIKIE from the coding sequence ATGAAGAAATATGAAATATCGAAAATCGGAGAATTTCACACAAATCATAATGAAGATTCAAGCTCAATAACTGAAATTGGAGATGATAAAATTATGATTGCAGTAATGGACGGATGTTCAATGGGAAAAGAGAGTCATTTTGCATCAACATTAATTGCTAAACTCCTCAGAAAAATTGGGAAAGAAATTAGTTTCAGATTATTTGCCGAAAGAACGAAAAAGGAAACGAGTGAATGTTTAAAAGAAGTTTTACAAAAGCTATTCGAAGATTTAAAACAAATGAAAAATAAATTGCACCTCGAAAGAGAGGAAATACTAAGTACTTTAATTCTTGGAATATTTGACAAGCAAAAAAAAGAGATTGAATTAATAACAGTTGGGGACGGATTGATTTGCTGTAATGGGCAATTAACTGAATACGAACAAGATGACAAACCCGATTATTTAGGTTATCATTTAGTGGAAGAATTCAGAGATTGGTTTCAAAGTCAAACTCAGAAATTAAGCTTAAAAAATGTAGAAGATTTAAGTATTTCAACAGACGGAATTTTTACTTTTAAGAATTTCGACGGAAAAGAATACGCTGAAATAACAGAGGAAGAAATTGTCAAATATTTACTGATTGACGATAAAGGTGCAGATGAAGAGAATATGCTAAAAAAGAAAATTTTAGAAATTGAAAATAAGTTCGGTTTAAAACCAAGTGACGACTTGACAATAATCCGAATAAAAATTGAATAA
- a CDS encoding carboxypeptidase-like regulatory domain-containing protein, with translation MDFDRIISKILISFLLVLNVSVCIIGQSGYVTGRISDEKDKAPLPYAHIYVKGKPIGVYSNEVGKFKLRHLTLGDTFIVTSIGYQEKEIRYEQESIGEILLNPKSYELVSAEIRTGNPKDYEYGFMTDRINTKKISGVAYGIGVEQKEEKLILTNYQMAVQIRNEKNLSGTIKSVEIYLHEAGVEWAPFRLRLYNCKESNTPGDDLINENIILSGEKGDWIKVDLEKYYLELPERGFFISIEWLPTSDKEYWYPIDKKLQLSKKVWRKWKKVFKANTESTLGYGHMIGVYDSASKNEVWRKSVNKEWEKKYFEYSPMIKCKVRIWE, from the coding sequence ATGGACTTTGACAGAATAATATCAAAAATACTAATAAGCTTTTTATTGGTATTGAATGTCTCAGTTTGCATAATTGGCCAAAGTGGATATGTTACTGGAAGAATTTCAGATGAAAAAGATAAGGCTCCTTTGCCATATGCGCACATATATGTAAAAGGCAAACCAATAGGAGTATATAGTAATGAAGTAGGCAAATTTAAATTGAGACATCTAACATTGGGAGACACATTTATTGTTACAAGTATAGGTTATCAGGAAAAGGAGATAAGATACGAGCAGGAAAGTATAGGTGAAATATTATTGAATCCTAAGTCATATGAACTAGTATCAGCAGAAATAAGAACAGGAAATCCAAAAGATTATGAATATGGATTTATGACAGATCGAATTAATACCAAAAAGATATCAGGAGTGGCTTATGGAATAGGAGTCGAGCAGAAGGAGGAAAAACTGATATTGACGAATTATCAAATGGCTGTTCAAATAAGGAATGAGAAGAATTTATCGGGAACAATAAAGAGTGTAGAAATTTATCTGCATGAAGCTGGGGTTGAATGGGCACCCTTTAGGTTAAGATTGTATAATTGTAAAGAGTCGAATACCCCTGGAGATGATCTAATAAATGAAAATATAATATTGAGCGGGGAAAAAGGAGATTGGATTAAAGTAGATCTAGAGAAGTACTATTTAGAATTACCCGAGAGAGGGTTTTTTATTTCGATAGAGTGGTTACCTACGAGTGATAAAGAATATTGGTACCCAATAGATAAGAAACTGCAATTAAGCAAGAAAGTATGGAGAAAATGGAAGAAAGTATTCAAGGCAAACACTGAATCTACATTGGGGTATGGTCATATGATAGGAGTTTATGATTCAGCTTCTAAGAATGAGGTATGGAGGAAATCAGTAAATAAAGAGTGGGAAAAGAAATATTTTGAATATTCACCAATGATAAAGTGTAAAGTACGGATATGGGAATAA
- a CDS encoding IS5 family transposase gives MAKVISKGAKNQETAEKKKYRVKNWSSYNQALVGRGNITLWFDESLAQVWHHDGPDQQGAQFVYSDECILALLELKAVFRLGYRQLQGFTNSLLRLLRLDLSAPSYSQICRRAQQLDVDIKAAKSTGPMYIVFDSTGLKVFGEGEWKVRKHGYNKRRTWRKLHLGVDESTGFIHAQVLTKNGEGDGDSQQFADLLEQVQSPVDRVSGDGAYDCVFRSV, from the coding sequence ATGGCAAAAGTAATATCAAAAGGGGCTAAGAATCAAGAGACGGCAGAAAAAAAGAAGTATCGAGTAAAGAATTGGAGTAGCTATAACCAAGCTTTGGTAGGGCGAGGCAACATTACCCTATGGTTTGATGAAAGTTTAGCCCAAGTATGGCATCATGATGGACCAGATCAGCAAGGCGCCCAATTTGTGTACTCAGATGAATGTATATTAGCTTTGTTGGAATTGAAGGCTGTCTTTAGATTAGGTTATCGTCAATTACAGGGTTTTACGAATTCCTTATTGCGATTACTTAGGCTTGATTTATCGGCTCCTAGCTATAGTCAAATATGTCGAAGAGCCCAGCAATTAGATGTAGATATTAAGGCTGCTAAATCAACTGGGCCGATGTATATCGTATTTGATTCTACGGGCTTGAAGGTGTTTGGAGAAGGAGAATGGAAGGTTCGTAAACATGGCTATAATAAACGACGAACTTGGCGTAAGCTGCATTTGGGAGTGGATGAATCCACTGGCTTTATTCATGCACAGGTACTGACAAAAAATGGAGAAGGAGATGGTGATTCTCAACAGTTCGCCGATCTACTGGAGCAAGTACAAAGTCCAGTAGATAGAGTAAGTGGGGATGGAGCCTATGACTGCGTATTCCGATCGGTCTGA
- a CDS encoding ADP-ribosylglycohydrolase family protein, with product MTKAERFEGCIIGGAIGDAFGSGYENQEEEKEATFYLFGNPEVKEPIWQITDDTQLTMATIEAIIEDEKVNPETIAKQFLKYYKQRKIKGLEQVL from the coding sequence ATGACAAAAGCTGAAAGATTCGAGGGATGTATAATTGGTGGAGCAATTGGAGATGCTTTTGGAAGTGGATATGAAAATCAAGAAGAGGAAAAAGAAGCTACATTTTACCTTTTTGGAAATCCAGAAGTAAAAGAACCAATTTGGCAAATTACGGATGATACACAATTGACCATGGCAACAATCGAGGCAATAATTGAAGATGAAAAAGTAAATCCCGAAACGATAGCAAAGCAGTTCCTCAAATATTACAAGCAAAGAAAGATAAAAGGATTGGAGCAAGTACTTTGA
- a CDS encoding ADP-ribosylglycohydrolase family protein has protein sequence MLKDLSLGGHWSQVGRKGEYAAGNGSAMRIAPIAFKEEITNSEIRDICIITHNNDEAYVGARSVIIAIREILNGNWNGETNLIELIIDQIPDTRVRDRLVEIKDINSLKEIGQIGNDGYVVNSVPLAIAAANKIREIGIEEMYLQLIEIGGDTDTNCSIAGQIAGTLIGRKEIPDKLVNKLKELSEYEWIETTINKLIKKENWV, from the coding sequence TTGTTGAAAGATTTAAGTTTAGGTGGACATTGGAGCCAAGTCGGGCGAAAAGGAGAATATGCAGCAGGAAATGGATCTGCAATGCGAATAGCACCCATTGCATTTAAAGAGGAAATAACGAACTCCGAAATCAGAGACATTTGTATAATCACTCACAATAATGATGAAGCATATGTTGGAGCGAGAAGTGTAATAATTGCGATAAGAGAAATTTTAAATGGCAATTGGAATGGAGAAACAAATTTGATTGAATTAATAATTGACCAAATTCCTGACACAAGAGTCAGAGATAGATTAGTTGAAATCAAAGACATCAATAGTCTCAAAGAAATTGGACAAATAGGAAATGACGGATATGTTGTAAATTCAGTTCCATTAGCAATTGCAGCGGCAAATAAAATTAGAGAAATAGGGATTGAAGAAATGTATTTACAATTAATCGAAATAGGAGGAGATACAGATACGAATTGCTCAATTGCTGGACAAATAGCGGGTACCTTAATCGGGCGAAAAGAGATACCTGATAAATTGGTAAATAAGTTGAAAGAATTGAGTGAATACGAATGGATTGAGACAACGATAAATAAATTAATAAAAAAAGAAAACTGGGTGTAA